The following are from one region of the Bacteroidota bacterium genome:
- a CDS encoding glycosyltransferase — MANVLYLSYDGMTDQLGQSQVLPYLVGLSKLDFRFHLISFEKQEHFSKSKSIIERICADAQITWHPLVYHKWPPVISTMYDIRVMTKKCFQLHQLYNFKIVHCRSYITPFAGQALKKHFAVKFIFDMRGFYADERVDGHIWNQNNPIFKWVYNYFKRAEKNFLKNADHIISLTSKAEKIIQSWSLKNEKLPITVIPCCADLSLFDYHKITEESKTALRKKLGISMDANVIIYLGAIGSWYMLDEMLDFLTLINKNAQRKILSCNQ; from the coding sequence ATGGCCAATGTCCTTTACCTATCGTACGATGGCATGACCGACCAGTTGGGACAGTCGCAGGTGTTGCCTTATTTGGTGGGTTTAAGTAAATTGGATTTTCGTTTTCATTTAATCAGCTTCGAAAAGCAGGAGCATTTTTCCAAATCTAAAAGTATTATTGAACGCATTTGTGCCGATGCACAAATTACCTGGCATCCATTGGTATATCATAAGTGGCCTCCCGTTATTTCAACTATGTACGATATTAGGGTGATGACAAAAAAATGTTTTCAGCTACACCAGCTTTATAATTTTAAAATTGTTCACTGTCGCAGTTACATCACTCCCTTTGCAGGCCAAGCATTGAAGAAACACTTTGCGGTAAAATTTATTTTTGACATGCGCGGCTTTTATGCAGACGAACGGGTTGATGGACATATTTGGAATCAAAACAACCCCATCTTCAAGTGGGTTTACAATTATTTTAAGCGTGCCGAAAAAAATTTTCTGAAAAATGCAGACCATATCATCAGTCTCACTTCTAAAGCTGAAAAAATAATTCAATCTTGGAGTTTGAAGAACGAAAAATTGCCCATCACCGTAATACCCTGTTGTGCCGATTTAAGTTTATTTGATTATCATAAAATAACAGAAGAATCGAAAACTGCACTCAGGAAAAAATTAGGTATCAGCATGGATGCTAACGTTATAATTTATTTAGGTGCAATTGGATCCTGGTACATGCTTGACGAAATGCTTGACTTTTTAACGCTTATCAACAAAAATGCCCAACGCAAAATTCTTAGTTGTAACCAATGA
- a CDS encoding glycosyltransferase gives MGFDLSRFSIDTLSKRVAFRQKFGIQDDEIAVGIIGRLVPIKNHGLFLRAISDVLKNTSQKVRAIIIGDGENKQEVIDLCFRFKLPYSTANFQEENHPIVFTSWILNVDEALAGLDIVALTSLNEGTPVSLIEAQAAGKPIVTTDVGGVRDVVIENKTALLSPISQPQKFADNLLSLVNDEAIRSNMCQIGQAHVNEKFHYTRLVQNMRTLYHQLLT, from the coding sequence TTGGGTTTCGATCTTTCACGTTTTTCTATCGATACCCTTAGTAAGCGGGTAGCTTTCAGACAAAAATTTGGAATACAGGACGATGAAATAGCCGTTGGAATTATTGGCAGATTGGTGCCCATTAAAAATCATGGTTTGTTTTTAAGAGCCATTAGTGATGTTTTAAAAAACACATCGCAAAAAGTTAGGGCAATAATAATTGGCGATGGCGAGAACAAGCAAGAAGTAATTGATTTGTGTTTTAGGTTTAAATTACCATACAGTACAGCTAACTTTCAGGAGGAGAATCACCCAATTGTTTTTACCTCCTGGATATTGAATGTGGACGAAGCCCTTGCAGGACTTGATATTGTTGCGCTTACTTCCCTCAACGAGGGTACTCCTGTAAGCCTCATCGAAGCACAGGCTGCCGGCAAGCCAATTGTAACCACTGATGTAGGCGGTGTACGCGATGTGGTAATAGAAAACAAAACCGCTTTGCTGAGTCCAATTTCGCAGCCACAAAAGTTTGCCGACAACCTCCTCTCACTTGTTAACGATGAGGCTATACGTTCAAACATGTGTCAGATTGGACAAGCTCATGTAAACGAGAAGTTTCATTACACCCGTTTAGTCCAAAATATGAGAACCTTGTATCACCAATTACTTACCTGA
- a CDS encoding glycosyltransferase, which yields MPKVLRIINRLNLGGPTYNVGYLSKYLAPEFETLLVSGMRDESEGSSEHIIDTLGIKAQYINCMRREISLVDDVKSYYEIKKIINQFKPDIVHTHMAKPGAVGRLAAINCKVPVVLHTFHGHYFHSYFSPLKTKIFQHIEQYLARKTSGIIAISSEQQKELSQDFKIAPPEKTLLSLWVSIFHVFLSIPLVSG from the coding sequence ATGCCTAAAGTATTGCGTATTATCAATAGACTTAACCTGGGTGGCCCTACCTATAATGTAGGGTACCTGTCTAAATACCTTGCTCCTGAGTTTGAAACCCTTCTTGTAAGCGGCATGCGCGATGAATCTGAAGGAAGTAGTGAGCATATTATTGATACCTTAGGTATAAAAGCGCAATATATCAACTGCATGCGCAGGGAGATAAGTTTGGTAGATGATGTGAAATCATACTATGAAATAAAAAAAATTATCAATCAGTTTAAGCCCGACATTGTACACACGCATATGGCTAAACCAGGAGCGGTAGGCCGCTTAGCCGCTATTAATTGCAAGGTACCTGTGGTGCTTCACACCTTTCACGGACACTATTTTCACTCTTATTTTTCTCCATTAAAAACCAAAATATTCCAGCACATAGAACAGTATCTGGCACGCAAAACATCGGGTATTATTGCCATCAGTTCTGAACAACAAAAGGAACTCTCGCAAGATTTCAAAATAGCCCCTCCCGAAAAAACTTTGTTGTCCCTTTGGGTTTCGATCTTTCACGTTTTTCTATCGATACCCTTAGTAAGCGGGTAG